In Candidatus Nomurabacteria bacterium, a genomic segment contains:
- a CDS encoding DUF3467 domain-containing protein, which translates to MANNYNMPPQQQRPQIQIKIADEQLKGAYTNSVAVFHSKEEFVLDFMNVYPPQGMGTVVSRVITSPGHMKRLLAALQDNIAKYEKQHGKIEEAKTPDASFGFNTEEKDK; encoded by the coding sequence ATGGCCAACAATTACAATATGCCCCCACAACAACAACGCCCGCAGATTCAGATTAAGATTGCTGATGAGCAATTAAAAGGTGCTTACACCAACTCGGTGGCAGTTTTTCACTCCAAAGAGGAGTTTGTGCTTGATTTCATGAACGTGTATCCACCGCAAGGCATGGGCACGGTTGTCAGTCGCGTGATCACCAGCCCGGGACACATGAAGCGCCTCCTGGCAGCTCTGCAGGACAATATTGCCAAATATGAGAAGCAACATGGTAAAATAGAAGAGGCAAAAACGCCTGACGCATCATTTGGCTTTAATACCGAAGAAAAGGATAAATAA
- the dnaJ gene encoding molecular chaperone DnaJ, giving the protein MARDYYEILGVSRNASQDDIKKAYRKLAHQHHPDKKGGDEAKFKEVNEAYQVLGNADKRAKYDQFGSAVFQGGGAGPGGAQWSDFARGGGFGGGQAYGNVDFGDLGDIFGDIFGFGGQRGGRGSRQQRGNDVETEVHISLKDAAFGVSKSLELTQDLPCSTCKGNGAKPGSKVDTCSTCGGSGQVAQVRNTLFGAMQTVGACPNCQGEGTIVKEACTTCRGSGVERRKRTLKVQIPAGIADGQSIRLNGEGQAGKRGVAPGDLYVRVRVDMDASFERQGDDLYMRVPVSVSQAALGDSIQIATIDGEVKLDIPSGTQPNSKIRLKGKGMTHLRSRGRGDLYVVVKVEIPKKLSKEAKKALEVLRGEGV; this is encoded by the coding sequence ATGGCTAGAGATTATTACGAAATCCTCGGCGTCAGCCGCAACGCCTCGCAGGATGATATTAAAAAAGCATATCGCAAATTAGCGCATCAACACCACCCAGATAAAAAGGGCGGGGATGAGGCAAAGTTTAAAGAGGTAAACGAGGCCTACCAGGTATTAGGCAACGCGGACAAACGGGCCAAGTACGATCAATTTGGCAGTGCTGTGTTCCAAGGTGGCGGAGCAGGCCCGGGCGGCGCCCAGTGGTCTGATTTCGCGCGCGGTGGTGGTTTCGGCGGCGGACAAGCCTATGGCAATGTTGATTTTGGTGACCTGGGAGATATTTTTGGCGACATTTTTGGTTTTGGTGGGCAGCGAGGCGGCCGCGGGAGTCGTCAGCAGCGCGGGAATGACGTGGAAACTGAAGTCCATATCTCCTTGAAAGACGCTGCTTTTGGTGTAAGTAAGTCTTTAGAGCTGACACAAGATTTGCCTTGCAGCACCTGTAAAGGAAACGGCGCTAAGCCAGGCTCAAAAGTGGATACCTGCTCGACCTGCGGAGGCAGCGGGCAAGTCGCTCAAGTGCGTAACACCTTATTCGGTGCTATGCAGACCGTGGGTGCCTGTCCAAATTGCCAGGGCGAGGGGACTATCGTGAAAGAAGCCTGTACCACCTGCCGAGGCAGTGGAGTTGAGCGACGGAAGCGCACACTAAAAGTACAGATCCCGGCCGGAATCGCTGATGGGCAGAGTATACGTTTGAACGGCGAAGGACAGGCAGGCAAGCGGGGAGTCGCACCTGGAGATTTATATGTCCGAGTACGCGTTGATATGGATGCGAGTTTCGAGCGACAAGGCGATGATCTCTACATGCGCGTTCCCGTGTCGGTTTCCCAAGCTGCCTTAGGCGATAGCATTCAGATTGCCACCATCGATGGAGAAGTGAAGCTTGATATCCCGTCCGGTACGCAGCCAAATAGCAAGATACGCCTGAAGGGTAAGGGTATGACTCATCTGCGCTCCCGCGGCCGCGGCGATCTTTACGTTGTGGTGAAAGTGGAGATTCCAAAGAAGCTGAGCAAGGAAGCGAAAAAGGCGCTGGAGGTGTTGCGCGGCGAGGGGGTTTAG